The sequence ttgggcaggggtgggagagtgggagggggaTTGGGACAGTCAGGTAATGAAGCATAAGAGAGGTGTCCCAGCACATCCTGGGAGTAGGGcttggggagcagaggggaaatCCTAGCTGTGACATGGAGTGAATGTGCCAGCCcgtttgtgcttttgttgtcatttctaGGTCACCAGAGCTGTAAGTACCTCCCTACTGGAGGTGCAGGGGCGCACACCAGGGTGGCTTGGCGCCAGCACCCCCTaatctcctttctctgtctctctccccctcatCTGTTTTAGAAGCTGAGGCCAAAAACGCATGCAGGTGGCTCCGAGCGACAGGATTCCCTCAGTATGCTCAGCTTTTTGAAGGTAAGGCCACTCActggctccccctcccccacccccaaacttgCCTTATCCCTCCATTTTTCAGCTGGAAAATGGGGTCCCTCAGATCTTTTCTTCAACCACACAAAAAGCTGCATACCCTGGCCCTGCTCCCGTAGTCGCAACCTCTCTCCTACACCATCCTGTCCTATCTCCTGCATGCTCATCAGCTCTCACAAGCTCTGCAGTCACCCGTGTGTTAAAGTATCTTGTCTCAAGCCGGGCCGCTGCTTTGTACCACCACATCTGCTTTGTACTGTTTCTGAGAACCCTATTTACATAGATGCAACATGGAGGGTGCACCCTGGCAGCCCCGCTTTCACCTTCCCTCCCCATGGCcttatttctttgctttccttcatttttctgtttttctctagaGTTGTTCATACTTGCTGTTTTCAGTTCCCCTCTTCTTCCCACACCCCCACTGTACCCTGGCTTCATCCCTACCTTGCCAACAAAACAGCCCTTGTCAAGCTCACCAGAGATCTCCATGTGGTCAAATTCAGCGGTCACTTCTCAGTCCTGACTTAGTCTCTCAATAGCATTCAGCACAGTTGGCCACTCACTTCAGCTCCTAGAATGTCCTCTTCTCCCGGCTGTCTCTCTGGCTGCCGCTCTCAGTCTCCTTAGCTGACTTGGCTTCCTCTAACTGCTCCTAGTTGTTAGGGTGTCCCAGGGCTCCATCCTGGCCCCTCTTCTCACTCGACATCTCTCTCCCAGGAGATCCTTGTCCAAGTACCATATATATTCTGATGACTCCCCAATGCCTCTCTGTCCAGACCTCAGTCCCAAGCTCCAGATTCATCCCTTCAACTCCGAATTCAGTATCTCTGCTTAGCTGTCTGACAGACGTCTCAAATGTCACCACCTGATGGCACCACCACCACTTAAGCCCCGTATCCAGGCATCATCCTCCGTTCCTCTTTTCCTTTGTCCGCGTATCTAACCCTCCAGCAAGTCCCTTCTCCCTccagaatgtgtatatatatatatatatatatatatatatatatatatttttttttttttttttttttttttttcggtacgcgggcctctcactgttgtggcctctcccgttgcggagcacaggcctccggacgcgcagcctcagcggccatggctcacgggcccagccgctctgcggcatgtgggatcttccaggaccggggcacgaacccgtgtcccctgcgtcggcaggcggactctcaaccactgcgccaccagggaagccccagaatataTCTTGAATCCATCCACTTCCTACCACCTTCACTGCCACATAGGTGTGACCCGCTCGCCTGGCCTAGTGCTGCAGCCTCCTTTCTGTGCTCCGTCCTCTACTCTGAATGCACAGCAGCTGGAGGGACCCTGGAAGTGCAGTCCTGACCACATTACTCGGTTACTCTGCTCTGTGTTACTCCTCCGCTGGCTTCATAGCACACCCAGAATGAAGTGAGTGTCAGCACTTTGTTCCCGCCAACGAGACTGCGTCACCCAGCTTCCACAtacttctctctgctttgctcactACTCTGTGGGCTGCTTTCTACCACTTGCGCACACCAGGCTCTAGCCCTCCTTGGAGCCTTAGTTTTGGTCCTGCCTGGGACTTTTTCCCAGGCTCTTTGCACGGCTGACCCCTTCTCACTCTTCAGGGCTCAGCTCAGGAGTCACCACCTTAGCAAGGCCTCTCTTTACCCCGTCACCCTGGCTCATGTCTTTGCTAGCATTTATAACTGCATAGTTTGTTTCCCTCACATATTGTTCACTGTCTGTTGCCCCTGTGACAATATAAACTCCATGTAGGCTTGGATCAGTTTAGTCTCATTCACTgttgtgtccccagtgcctggcacaaagtcgATGCTCAATTAATAATAGTAAATGAGTCCATGGGCTTGTTTTACCAGTAAGGCAGAGAGGCGTGGGATTTGGGGATGCTACTTCCTCTTCCCCCACTCCTTCCTGTTTCCCAGACCCAAGGGAGTGGGTGGCCTTGCTCTGAGCAGTAGTGGAAGCGAGGTGTTGTTTGGCTGCACACGCACAGTCCTTGCTCTCTCCCTGGTCTCCCCGGTTCACCTTGGGTCAGGGAAGAGGTTCCCTGTCCGAGCAGCCCAAGATGCAGAGGGGACTGGAGGAGCCCACATGGGCTCTTGGCAGCCACTCGGGGCCTCGAGCCTGCCGTCCCCCATGGACCTGCCAAAACTGACGCATGGGTCCTCTTGTCCAGCTTGACCCTCCTATCCTTTCCTTGACCTTCCCCCAACGGCCAACCATGAGCTCCCTGGGCCCCTCCTTCGCTGCAGCCtttcccctgcctgcctgcctccccactTCCTGGGCCCCCTTCTTCTCGCTCAAGGGTCGCTGGCACTGAGTTTCTAACCTGCCACCCTCGACTCATCTTGGCTTTTCTCTGGCATACAGAAGGTTCGTTTCCTGTGGATATTGGCTCTGTGAAGAAGGACCACGGTTTTCTGGACGAGGACTCTTTGGGGGCCTTGTGCAGGTAGGGGTGCTaagggccaggcctgggaggTCAGGGGCCTGGCTTGGGGCTTCCTCATGGGAAAAAGCAATCCTTGTCCCCTCTGACAGAGGAGGAGCCTGCCTATTAACAGAGCTCATCTGGTGCAGTCACGCTGTTCACTCTGTCTACTGTGTCTGTGACATCCTCACCCACCCAGGCACTAGAAAGCCAAGGTCTAGCCttgattcttttttccattcagtTAGAGCCTCCAAACATTCCTCTGATTTGTCCCCTCTCTACTTGTTTGAGGCCAAACCACGACTTCTTGGATTCATCCTCCTAACTGGCCTTCCTGCCTGCCGGCTCTGCATCCCCCTCCTTGCTGTGATCCGACTTCCCTATAGCCACCAGAGTCAGCTTCCCAGTGTGTACTCGTATGCTTCAAATGTCTCGCTGTCTGCAGGGAGAAGTCCAGAGCTTTTTCAGCATGACACCTGAGGCCTTTTGCAACCTGGCTTTGACTGACCTTATCAGCCTCAGtcctcccctcacacacacactggtCTGTTTACTGACCGTTCCCCCTCTCTACATTGTCACAGGCTCTTATCGAAGCCTGGTATATGAgtccctgtttctctctccctctgaagCCTATTTCTGTTCTCCAGCAAGTCTTCCCTGACTGCATTCCCCTGCCTTCATGGAAGTTCCTTGTCCTACCCCCTGTGTGCCTGCTGTGCCTTCTGTCTACTCTGCTTTTGAACATGTCCCATTTCTGTAGTGGGTTTTCCCACATCTATCTATATGTTCCCAGAGGGCAGAGCCCATAATCTCCACAGCATCATGTCTGGCACTGAAACCTTCATGAACACGGGGACTTGGGAGAAGTTTTGATGTCTTGGGCACGCAAAGCAGTGGGTGGCGTCTTGGGAGTGTCTCGGCAGGCTGTGTCCTGCAGGCTCTGGGGCTTGGGACCCTTGAGTGAACCCTGCTTTGTTTCCTTGCAGGAGGCTGATGACCTTGAACAGTTGTGCCTCGATGAAACTGGAGGTTCATTTTCAATGCAAGCAGGTGAGTTAGGACAAGAGTAGGCTCTGTGGTCTTGTGGGGAACCCAGGTCAAACAAAAACCACTTATGAAACTAGCTCCAGTGTCCTGTGAGTCTGGGCTGTCTGGAGCACTGCCTTGCTCCAGCCTGGGAGTGGGGTGTAGGGGGCTGTATGAGGCTGTTGGGTTTTGGTGAGCCTGGTCTCAAAGTTGGGGTGTGAGAACAAGTACCTTGGCCCACAGCCTTACCCACCCCCCCTCAGCCCACCCCTACCTCCTGGACTTACTGATAACCTGACCTAGTGATGGCCGTCCCTCAGGGAAATCCATCTGCCTACACTGCTCTGTGATGGCAAAAATTCCTTGACTAGGGGCCAGAGACAGAATAATGTGATGGAAAATCATGGCCTATATGGTCTTAGAAGTCAGGATCCCCAACCTCACCCCACAGGGTCTTACCCcactgagcctcattttctccatctctgcAGTGAATTGGGGGTGGCATTAATAGTCTCCAGAGGCCTTTCTGACTCCGCCCATATGGGATTGTAGAAACGGAGAGGGCTCTTGGTCTGCATGTAGCCCTGGAATGTGGGCCGGATGAACCCATCCTTCCCTGGGGTCAGGCTTTGTGGCTTTTCTCTGGAGCTTTTCCTACCAGAGTCCTGCCATCTCCAAGTTGCCAGAGCACTGGCCCGGGAAGCAGGAGACACCTGGCGGCTGGTCCCAGCTTTGCACTGACTTttcagtgaccttggacaagcctcTTCCcgtctctggtcctcagtttccccactttgcaaattagaaaactagaaaatctaAAATATCCTTTCTAGCTCTGCCATTCTGGGATTCGAATCTAAGAGTATAGGCTAGAGACTCACTGGGAGGCTGCTGAGAACAGGAGGTCAAGATGCTTGGATTCTAGCCCTGGCCCTGTTACCGACTTACTGCAGAcattgtatgaccttgggcaagtggcttcTCATTTGTTTGGGTTTCcctatctatgaaatggggaagAATTTGATTGATCAGATGACCACTACCCTCCATCTGGGCTTCCTCCATGACCCCTAGCTTCTTCTGGCAATCCCAGATCCAGTTCCCCCCTCCTAGGACGTGTTCTCAGCCAGAGAGCAGGGCCCTTTGCCCCAAAGTCCCCCAAGAGCTTGGAGGCAGAGAGTGGAGCCCAAGCAAGGGCTCGTGGGCTGGACACCTCTGACCCCACCCTGTGGCGCCCTTCCCAGAATGAAGACTCAGAGGAGGAAGAGCATTGTACCATCAGCAACCACTGGGCCTTCCAGAGAGAAAGTAAGCGCTGGTCTCACGTGGGCTCCTCTGACCTGCTGGCCCCACCGAGCCCTGGCCTGCCAGTGACCTCCAGCTGTGAGAGCGTCCTCACTGAGCTTAGTGCCACCTCCCTGCCAGCCATCACTGTGAGCCTACCACCCGAGCCAGTGGACCTGCCCTTGCTAGGCTGTGCTCCCAGCCCAAGTGGCCGGCCCTTCCTCAGCCCCACTCAGGACCAGGAGACTCCACAAGACAAAGCCAAGAAGCACCGTTCCCGGAGCTTCCTCAAGCACCTTGAGTCTCTGAGGCGGAAGGAAAAGGGTGGCAGCCGGCAAGCAGAGCCAGAGCGTAGTTCAGCCGCCTCGGAGAAGGCCACCAAAGCCACCTCTTTCCGAAGTCGCCGTGGCTTCCTCTACAGGGCCAAGAGCCGGGCGGCCACCTCAGCCAGTGGCAGTGGCACTGAGACCCAGAGGGCCTGGGAGGCCTGGCCCGTGGCCACATTCCAGCGTCCTCAGCGGGCACACTGGGGTGACTGCCTGGTGCACGTGCCCAGGGACCACAAACCAGGCACATTCCCTCGCTCCCTGTCCATTGAGAGCCTGTGCCCTGAGGGTGGACACCACCTGGCAGATCGGCAGCCAGGTAGCTGCTGGGGCTATGAAGGGCGCCGGGGCTCCTGTGGCTCCACGGGCAGCCACGCCAGCACCTATGACAACATGCCTGAGCTGTACCCAGCTGAGCCTGTCCTGGCTGGTGCCGAGGCTGAAGAgaaggagcagggtggggacAGCCACACTCACCTGGATGACATCCTCCAACACGTGTGGGGGCTGCAGCAGCGGGTGGAGCTCTGGTCTCAGGCCATGTACCCAGACCTGGGGCCTGGAgataaggaagaggaagaagaggaggaagccaCTTCATCAGTAGAAATAGCCACCAGTGGAGTGGAAGGCCAGACCGATGAGGCTCGGGCCCAGGGAGAGGCTCCAGCCCTCAGGGAGTCCTCAGCCCTGGGCCAGGCGGATGTCCAGCCAGGAGTCCCGGCTCAGGCTCAGGCCCCAGCTGAGGCTGAACTTCTGGCACTGGCAGAGGCCGGGGCCCCCGGCTTGGCTCAGGATCGTGAGCAGGAGGCAAATTCAGGCGGGGAACCCACCTCTGCCTCCAGTCTGTCTGTGGAAGAAGGACACTCCATTTCTGACACTGTGGCCTCCTCCAGTGAGCTGGACAGTAGCGGGAACTCCACAAACGAGACTGAGGCCACAGGGTCCCTGGCTGGACTCCAGGCATCGGCACCCCGTGAACGACGAGATTCAGGTGTTGGGGCCTCACTTACCAGACCCTACAGGTGGGAGTTCAGGGTAGGGTTGGGGCAGGGCTTCTgttgtccctctctctctctttcccccatctccctgtccctctccctcccgtCATCTCTCCCCCTACCCcgtttctctcttcccttcctctttccctcctcacTCCCCCAAGCCAATTTCTTCATCACAAGGCGCAGGGGCAAGTTCTTAGGGGCTGAGTGATTGCCAGCTGGAATCCAGTcccagaagagaaacagaaagagtaaTGGGATCAGGAATCTGGAATGTGAGGTTCAGGACCTGCCTCTGCCATGGCCTTGCGCAAACTGTGGCTCCTTTTGGGTCTCAGTTGCCCCATGTGTAAATCAAGGGCATCACAGGAGATGGTCTCTGATCCCCAGCTTCACTATTCTGGGTTTCTCAGAGCAGCCCCTCCACTGCAGTCTTGAAAGGAAGGGGGACTGATACTGTTTGCTGGCACTAGATGGGCCTGAGCCCTGTGCCACCCTTTCTGACAGCATCTGGCCGCTGTGCAGCCCTGGAAACCAAGACTAAGCTTTCTCCACCCTGGGGCCCAGCATCATTGCTGACAGTGGTCCCTTctccttgtatattttttcttttggggaaaaacaaaaagaccagAAGAACACAATTTTACTAAGGTTTACTGAAACCTGCTCCTCTGGCCTTCTCtaccccctcacccctcaccagGAAGCTCCGTTGGCACAGCTTCCAGAACTCCCACCGGCCCAGCCTCAACTCAGAGTCGCTGGAGATCAACCGGCAGTTTGCCAGCCAGATCCACCTCTTGCACAAGGGCTCACTGCTGCGGCTCACCGCCTTCATGGAGAAGTACACTGTCCCCCACAAACAGGGCTGGGTCTGGTGAGTCCTGGGCCATGGTGGGCACCAAGCTGCTCATCCAAGTCCTGGATCCCTCTCTGCCCCCACTCCAGGGCCCTGGGAGGGTCACCCTCAGAAGGTGGGTGCAGGCAGGTGGAGCCCCTGGGCCAGTGGAGTGGTGGGATGCgccaggaggctggagaggtCAGTGTGGCTCTGGGTGGCAAATGTATGTCTGTGGGGGATGCACATGGGATTCACATGAGTGTGTGCCATGAAtgaggaggggtggggtggaggttggGATCCCAGGCCCCCCAGCtacacctcctcctcctccatcccaGTTTCCACGCTGCCACCAGGGAGATTGTCCTAATATGCATCTTTGGTGGTCACTCTCCTGACAGATACCCTCCTGTGGCTCCCCATTGCCAAAGAATACGGTCCAGTTTCCTTCCCATCATGATCCTTTCACGTTCCAACCCCGCCTCATCTGTCAGGCTCTTTAGTCCGCCATACCCAAGCAACACCACCATACAGGCCAGCAGACTAGTCACCCTTCTCTGAATGCACCACGCTCTTGTTCCTGCCTCTttgcctttgcccatgctgttctctctgcctggaatgtctttttcccatttatccTCTGGGACAAGGCCTACCCATCCCTTAAGAGCCAGCTGAATTTCCACCTTCTctctgaagccttccctgaccccctagGTACATACAATTCCCCTCCCTCGTGGGTCTTCCCCTAAGTTCTTGGCATACTCCTGGCCACATGCATTGTCACTGCCTGTCAATGCGGTCATCTCCTTGACCAGACTGAGAGCTCCCTGTGTTCCTCTGGGACTCCCTAGGACTGggcccagagcaggtgctcaatgaatgttgcCTCTGGGGAGATGGCATGTTTCTTACCCTGCTCACCCACACCTGAGTCCCCCAAGACTGCAGACAGAGTCTCCAAGCTGTGTCTGGGCCTACCccatccttgttcctgatcttttgTCCCTCCCCCAAACAGGTCAGTGCCCAAGTTCATGAAGAGGAACAAGACACCGGACTACCGGGGTCAGCACGTGTTTGGGGTGCCGCCCCTCATCCATGTGCAGCGCACAGGCCAGCCACTACCCCAGAGCATTCAGCAAGCCATGCGCTACCTGCGTAGCCAGTGCCTGGACCAGGTGAGGCCTTCTGGGGAGCACGAAGAGAGGTGGtgatgggaaggaagtccaaggCTGAGGGATTAGGGAGGGGAGCTGCTCTGGCCTTCCCCCTGGGTTGGGCTGGCCCACCAGAAGCTTTTCCTATCCTCAGGAAGGCCCGACAGGGATGGACCCAAAGCTCCCTTCTGCCCGGCTCTGTGCCAGCTTTTTTCTGGCCCAGGCGCATTGGCCCCCACCTTCCAGGAGCCCGCCTTAGCCTAGGTCCTCGTTCTCCTACTCATCTCCACTAAAGCCATCTTTCTCCTTGGCCCCAAGGCTATAAACACCCTTCTCTTTGGTTTTGCCGTTTCTCTCCTACCCTGCCCAGCAGGAAGCTTGCCAGGCTTGGATGTCTCTGGGGTGGCCTACGCTCCTAACACACACGGTCTAGGGCTGGCCTCacagtctccctcccacccctgcatgtctccctctctccctcccctgcacGGGCCAGGTGGGCATCTTCCGCAAATCCGGGGTGAAGTCCAGGATCCAGAACCTGCGTCAAATGAATGAGACCTCCCCCGACAACGTCTGCTACGAGGGCCAGTCTGCCTATGATGTGGCTGACCTGCTGAAGCAGTATTTCCGGGACCTGCCTGAGCCAATCTTCACCAGCAAGCTCACTACCACTTTCCTACAGATCTACCAGCGTGAGTCGCCTGCACCTATCCTCAGTAACCTGCCAGGTTCTCGGCCTCCCTGAATCCTAGGGCTTGTGGAGGATAAACCTTGTGCAGGCAAGTGTAGCTGCGCCCATGAGCTCGGTGGAAGATTTACTATGCCGAGTTGGAAAGGTCCTTAGAGACCACATTCTATGCCCCAAACCCATTATATGGACTGAGGCCCTGAGGAATGGCAGGGACTTCCCCAAGCTCATGCTTCGCATTACAGCCGGGCTTGATCTAGCACCCAGAGACCTTCCAGAGTCCACCTTCCCCCTCACCAACTTCCCCTTGGGACCACTGTGCCTTCTGCATTCCTGGAAGCAGGAAGCTTGCTGCCAGCGGCTCTCAGGGAATAAGGAAGCCCTTCTGTCTGCCTTCCTCACAGTCCTCCCCAAGGATCAATGGTTGGCAGCCGCGCAAGCCGCCACCTTGCTGCTCCCCGATGAGAACCGAGAGGTGCTACAGACCCTGCTCTATTTCCTAAGCGACATTGCCTCTGCTGAGGAAAACCAGATGACAGCTGGTAACCTGGCTGTGTGCCTGGCACCTTCCATCTTCCACCTCAACGTCTCCAAGAAGGATAACCCCTCCCCCAGGTGAAACAGGGCAAGGCATTGGCAGGGCCAAGCAGGAAGGGTTTGGGCCCCATTGGCTTTTGGGCCCTGGATGCTTGGCACTGCAGTTCCCAGGCATCAACACAAGGGGCCAGCCTGACTCCTCAGGGGCCCCGGGCTGGTTGGATGGTGTGAAGCAGGGTCTTCAAAAGGGCAGCAGGTTGTTTTGTGTTCAGgactggcacacaggcttctgggGAGCTTGGCTTGTGCCCTCGTGCCAGCCTCTCTTCCTGGCCCTTCCCTCCAGGATCAAGAGCAAACGTAGCCTGGTTGGCCGGCCAGGCCCTAAGGACTTGAGTGAGAACATGGCTGCCACCCAGGGCCTGTCACACATGATCAGTGACTGCAAGAAACTTTTCCAGGTGAGTCACTCTAGGCCATGGTGCCTACTTCCCAGACCCGGCAGAAGCAACATGCCTGACCTTTGCACCCTTAGTCAGGGATAGGGCGCATCTTGACACATAATGCTTCAACGTCCTGCTTTCGGCTCTTCCCCTACAAAGTTTTTCATCTACCACACCGCAGTAGCCAGGTCTCTCCGCTCCCTTAAAACGAACCTGGCAGACCCCGTGGGCTCTGGGACTGGGCGTCCCTGACTCTGCTGCTTCCCATGGCCCCcagcctggtgtgtgtgtgctttccCAGGTGCCCCAGGACATGGTGCTACAACTGTGTGGCTCCTACAGTGCAGCTGAGCTCAGCCCTCCGGGCCCAGCCCTGGCTGAGCTGCGGCAGGCCCGAGCTTCTGGCATGAGCCTGAGCCTCTACATGGAAGAGAGCATCCAGGAGCTGCTGCGCGATGCCGCTGAGCGCTTCAAGGGCTGGATGAGTGTGCCAGGGCCCCAGAACACGGAGCTGGCTTGCAGGAAGGTGAGGACCACGCTGCCCAGGGTGACGGTGGGGCCGGGAGAGGGCAGAGTGCAGGCTGTGTGCGGGGATCCTCAAGGAAGGAGCTGCCCCCGCCTGTCTCGCTGTGCTTCCGCCTGATATGATACTTGGAGAATGTCAGCCAGCAGAGCGAGGACCTTAAGGAAGTGAGAAGCAAATGAGACCAGGGCTCTCTCTCTCAGGGAGCACCTGCCGGAATTATCTTCCCAAAAGCCCACTCCAGACATGTCACTACTTTTAGAGCCTCACCTGCCATCCCTACCTGCACTGCAGTCACGCTGAGCTCCTCACGTTTCCACCTTTGTGCTTCCACCCCTGCTGTCCTCCTGCCTGGACCTGCCCCAAGCATTATATTTCCGCAGCCATCTTCAGCCCCAGCTTGATACGCTCCTCCTCCATTCAGAGCCTCCAGTCATACCCCAGGCTGGAGGTGACTTCCCTCTGTCCTTCTCTTGGCACTAGCCATGTTCTTTCTCGGATTCTGATTATAAGTAACACTGCAGGCCCAAGGTTTGCCATGGATAAACCGGTCATAGTAAAAGCTTCTTTACAGGGTCAGGGTGAGAAGcgtgcacagggcctggcacatgcaAAAGGCTCAGGAAGTGGCGGCGTTTGTTGCCATGCACGTGTTCCGCTTCCCACACTAGACGGGGAGTTCCTTGAGGATGACCACCATATTCAGTTCCAGAAATTCCAAGCACTGTGCCCATTGCTTGGTAGAGCCTCGTAGGCCTCGGAGAATGTGTGTCCTGTCATCTCTTTGTGCTCTTGAGCAGGCGGAAGAGCAGAAatttggaaaggaggaagaggacaggGAGCGCAGGGCTGGCCTGTCTGGATCTGGCTGGGGTTAGCGGAGTAGTCCTGCCGCCTTCCCTTGTTGGGGGCTGGAGTGAGGGCAGGCCGGGGCCcaggggtggattgggagttcTCCGGCCCTGACAGCTTCCCCCGTCCCCACTCCTGTGGCTCGCAGGCACCAGACGGGCACCCGCTGTGTGTGTGGAAGGCATCCACAGAAGTGGCTGCCCCTCCGGCCGTGGTGCTACACCGCGTCCTGCGGGAGAGGGCCCTCTGGGATGAGGACCTTCTGCGGGCCCAGGTGTTGGAAGCCCTGATGCCGGGTGTGGAGCTGTACCACTACGTCACCGACAGCATGGCACCCCATCCCTGCCGCGACTTCGTGGTGCTCCGGTGAGGGGCTTGAGCTGTCACCCTGCTGTACTTGGGGGActgaggaggtggggtgggaaccGGCGCCAGGAAGCTGAATGTGTGTGTCCCTTCCCCACAGGATGTGGCGCTCTGACCTGCCCCGTGGGGGTTGCCTCCTCGTCTCTCAGTCCCTGGATCCTGAGCAACCCGTGCCGGAGTCGGGGGTGCGGGCCCTGATGCTCACTTCCCAGTACCTCATGGAACCTTGCGGCCTGGGCCGCTCCCGGCTCACTCACATCTGCCGCGCTGACCTCAGGTACCAGGCCACCTCAGccctgcgccccccccccccgccccacctctaCGCCCTGCCCCTGATCCTGGGGAGCAAGTCCTGTCTTCCTTGTCCCTGGCAAGGGCTCCAGGGAAGTACCCACAGCTCATGGCTTCCTGCTTCTACTTCCCCAGGGGCCGTTCTCCTGACTGGTACAACAAAGTCTTCGGGCACCTGTGTGCCATGGAGGTGGCAAAGATCCGGGATTCCTTCCCGACCCTGCAGGCAGCTGGCCCTGAGACAAAGTTGTGAGCCTTGGCCTGGTCCCAGATTGGCACCACTCAGGCCCCCTGGCACCAACTCAGTGAGGGGGAATGAGAGCAGAGCAGCCCTCGGATGGATGCTGCTTCCAAGGGTAGAGGCAAGGCCATGCGGTCGCCCTTACTTCCTGAAGCTCCTCCATATgtacagggaaggaaaagagaatttcaGTGTCCTGTCTCcactccacctccacccccaaaccTGTGTTCTGCCCTCCCGAGAGAGTGGAGTCATTTTTGGAGCAGGAAGACGGCTACTGCCCTTCAAGTCCAAGGAGCCACCAGTCAGTCTGAAGCCTTCCCAGCTCCTCCGCCTGTGGGTGAGGAGGCGGAGGGTAGTGTGTGCTCCTAGCACTCTGCCATCCTGAGAGGCCAAGCTATCCTGTTTGGTGCTAGGGTCCCTTTGAGTTTGGACAGGAGGTTCTGGTAGTGCCTTTGGGCCCAACATTGGTCCTAAACTGGTTTCTGCAGAGAATTTGGACTGCAGTGGATAGGCACAGGGGCAGAGCACAGGGCAGCCCCAGCCACCATGAGCTGTTTGATTTGTGTAAATATGATGCTGATTTTTATGAGGCTGATTCAAAGAGGAGGCACTGATGGGTCCCAGTAGGTGACATGACGATTTGGGATAGCTTGGGATGTGAGAGTGGGGGGAACCTTCCTTTCTCAGATCTCAAGAGACCAATGAACCAATCTCCCCTGACTCGGGCCCCATACTTTATCTGCCACTCCCTGGGGTCCTGTGTAGCCATTGGCCACGCACTGCCATGTCTAGAGGGTAAACAGCCTCGCTCCCACCACACGGGCTGAGCAAAAGCAGATGGTGGTGAGGAGACACTATCGATGTCCGCGTCGCTTTTCTCGCTCTTCCTGCCTGCGTTAGCAGGCTGATATGACAGTCCCTTCCTCCAGCAGAGACCTGGCCCCTGGTTCAAGCAGCCAGCCAGTCAGATGGAAGGGCATAATGTCATCTCAGCCTGCTGGGGCTTGATCCAAACCTGACCCATCCCACCCACCAACCATCTTGGTTCACGTGCAAGGTCAAACGCCAAACGCCAGCTGGTGCTTTATTATCGTTTTTGGCTGAATAAACTGGAG is a genomic window of Phocoena sinus isolate mPhoSin1 chromosome X, mPhoSin1.pri, whole genome shotgun sequence containing:
- the STARD8 gene encoding stAR-related lipid transfer protein 8, with protein sequence MTLNSCASMKLEVHFQCKQNEDSEEEEHCTISNHWAFQRESKRWSHVGSSDLLAPPSPGLPVTSSCESVLTELSATSLPAITVSLPPEPVDLPLLGCAPSPSGRPFLSPTQDQETPQDKAKKHRSRSFLKHLESLRRKEKGGSRQAEPERSSAASEKATKATSFRSRRGFLYRAKSRAATSASGSGTETQRAWEAWPVATFQRPQRAHWGDCLVHVPRDHKPGTFPRSLSIESLCPEGGHHLADRQPGSCWGYEGRRGSCGSTGSHASTYDNMPELYPAEPVLAGAEAEEKEQGGDSHTHLDDILQHVWGLQQRVELWSQAMYPDLGPGDKEEEEEEEATSSVEIATSGVEGQTDEARAQGEAPALRESSALGQADVQPGVPAQAQAPAEAELLALAEAGAPGLAQDREQEANSGGEPTSASSLSVEEGHSISDTVASSSELDSSGNSTNETEATGSLAGLQASAPRERRDSGVGASLTRPYRKLRWHSFQNSHRPSLNSESLEINRQFASQIHLLHKGSLLRLTAFMEKYTVPHKQGWVWSVPKFMKRNKTPDYRGQHVFGVPPLIHVQRTGQPLPQSIQQAMRYLRSQCLDQVGIFRKSGVKSRIQNLRQMNETSPDNVCYEGQSAYDVADLLKQYFRDLPEPIFTSKLTTTFLQIYQLLPKDQWLAAAQAATLLLPDENREVLQTLLYFLSDIASAEENQMTAGNLAVCLAPSIFHLNVSKKDNPSPRIKSKRSLVGRPGPKDLSENMAATQGLSHMISDCKKLFQVPQDMVLQLCGSYSAAELSPPGPALAELRQARASGMSLSLYMEESIQELLRDAAERFKGWMSVPGPQNTELACRKAPDGHPLCVWKASTEVAAPPAVVLHRVLRERALWDEDLLRAQVLEALMPGVELYHYVTDSMAPHPCRDFVVLRMWRSDLPRGGCLLVSQSLDPEQPVPESGVRALMLTSQYLMEPCGLGRSRLTHICRADLRGRSPDWYNKVFGHLCAMEVAKIRDSFPTLQAAGPETKL